A DNA window from Eptesicus fuscus isolate TK198812 chromosome 8, DD_ASM_mEF_20220401, whole genome shotgun sequence contains the following coding sequences:
- the LOC114232394 gene encoding sperm acrosome-associated protein 7-like has translation MATNRGATLFVLLLCCWQEAEVQPMNIFSGPASEKLWKSKPQDDIHGIFDEIVVQEFLDPDKSILFETQRPQKKPMKSTKKKATHIKTNDQTDTDKHHEKTFSSGDEDRLFLNEEEKEIFYQIKSLRSLGNIIDSLQRALVNTLKQRRKNHKSLFKGSKHHRVKESLN, from the exons ATGGCAACGAATAGAGGAGCGACCCTCTTTGTCCTGCTGCTGTGCTGCTGGCAAGAAGCTGAGGTCCAGCCGATGAACATATTTTCAG GTCCAGCTTCTGAAAAGTTATGGAAATCAAAACCTCAGGATGATATACATGGAATATTTG ATGAAATTGTAGTCCAAGAGTTTCTGGATCCAGATAAATCAATATTGTTTGAAACACAAAGACCACAAAAAAAGCCAATGAAGAGtacaaagaaaaaagcaa CCCATATTAAAACCAATGATCAGACTGATACTGATAAGCATCATGAAAAGACATTCTCTTCTGGGGATGAAGACAGACTTTTCCTTAATG aagaggagaaagaaatattttatcagaTTAAAAGCCTAAGAAGCCTGGGAAATATTATTGACAGTCTTCAAAGAGCTTTAG TAAATACTCTCAAGCAAAGAAGAAAGAACCATAAAAGTTTGTTCAAGGGATCCAAGCACCACAGGGTGAAAGAAAGCCTAAACTGA